From the Bacteroidia bacterium genome, one window contains:
- a CDS encoding Ku protein: MRAIWSGSIAFGLVNIPVKLYSAVSHQSMGFRLLCKKCHTPVKYKRHCPGCEEDVAWDDTVKGLEIAKGEFLVFTKEELEKIKPEKSDQIEIEEFVDLKEIDPIYYNKPYFIAPAKAKEKAYFLFKEVLKTSDKVAIGRFVMREKEYISAIRDFDNGLILSTLNYKYEVRDVNDIKQLEEPPRLNKKELELAISLVNQLYEEEFHVEKFKDTFAEQLKKMMEKKEKTYIEEPKAESTGKGKSLMDALKASLEQ; the protein is encoded by the coding sequence ATGAGAGCAATCTGGAGTGGAAGCATTGCCTTTGGCCTGGTAAATATTCCTGTAAAACTATATTCAGCCGTGAGCCACCAATCTATGGGATTCAGGCTGCTGTGCAAAAAATGCCATACACCGGTTAAATATAAGCGCCACTGCCCCGGCTGTGAAGAAGACGTGGCATGGGACGACACCGTAAAAGGGCTGGAAATTGCCAAGGGTGAATTCCTGGTTTTTACAAAAGAAGAACTGGAAAAAATAAAACCGGAGAAAAGTGATCAAATTGAAATTGAAGAATTTGTTGACCTGAAGGAAATTGATCCTATTTATTACAACAAACCCTATTTTATTGCCCCGGCAAAAGCTAAGGAAAAGGCATATTTTCTTTTTAAAGAAGTTTTAAAAACCAGTGATAAAGTAGCGATTGGCCGTTTCGTAATGCGTGAGAAAGAATACATCTCCGCCATTCGTGATTTTGACAATGGTCTTATTCTCAGCACCCTTAATTATAAATATGAAGTGCGGGATGTAAATGACATTAAGCAACTGGAAGAACCACCGCGACTCAATAAAAAGGAACTTGAACTGGCTATTTCGCTTGTAAACCAACTTTACGAAGAAGAATTTCATGTAGAGAAATTCAAAGACACATTTGCCGAGCAGCTTAAGAAAATGATGGAGAAAAAGGAAAAGACCTACATTGAGG